The window TCACCCTGCCGCTCACCCGCTCCTGCTGGGAGATAACCAGACTGTCGCTGCTGCCTTTCGGCAATGAAGCGATCCATGTCGATGAGCTGAATCCGACGGGCAAAAGCGCGTTAATGAATACTGGCGGCACCCTGTTAAATATTTTCTGGCTGATCTTTTTTGGCTGGTGGCTGTGCCTGATGCATATTGCTTCCGGCATCGCGCAGTGCATCACCATTATTGGTATTCCGGTGGGCATCGCCAACTTTAAAATTGCCGCGATTGCCCTGTGGCCGGTTGGCCGTCGCGTCGTCCCGGTAGAAACCGCGCGCGCAGCGCGTGAAGCAAACGCCCGTCGCCGTTTTGAGTGATCAGGAACCAGGCCGTTATGTTAAGTCCCCTGCTTCGCCGTTATACCTGGAACAGCACCTGGCTCTATTATGTGCGAATTTTTATCGCCCTGTGCGGAACCACCGCGCTGCCCTGGTGGCTGGGTGATGTAAAACTGACCATCCCGCTGACGTTAGGAATGGTGGCGGCAGCGCTGACCGATCTCGACGATCGTCTTGCGGGCCGTCTGCGCAACCTGATCATTACCCTGATCTGTTTTTTCATCGCCTCCGCGTCGGTGGAGCTGCTTTTTCCTTACCCCTGGCTTTTCGCCATCGGCCTGACGCTTTCCACCAGCGGCTTTATTCTGCTTGGCGGGCTTGGGCAGCGGTATGCCACCATCGCCTTCGGCGCGCTGTTGATTGCCATTTACACCATGCTCGGCACCTCGCTGTACGCGCACTGGTATCAACAGCCGATTCTGCTGCTGGCGGGCGCCATCTGGTACAACGGACTGACGCTTATCGGCCACCTTTTATTTCCCATCCGCCCGCTTCAGGACAATCTGGCGCGCAGCTATGAACAGCTGGCGCATTATCTGGAGCTGAAATCGCGGCTGTTTGATCCGGATATTGAAGATGACAGCCAGGCGCCGCTGTATGACTTAGCGCTGGCCAACGGGCAACTGATGGCGACGCTGAACCAGACCAAAGTCTCGCTGCTCAGCCGTCTGCGCGGCGACCGGGGTCAGCGGGGAACGCGGCGGACCCTGCACTACTACTTCGTCGCCCAGGATATTCATGAGCGGGCAAGCTCTTCCCATATTCAGTACCAGACGCTGCGTGAGCACTTCCGCTACAGCGACGTGATGTTCCGTTTCCAGCGTCTGATGTCGATGCAGGGCCAGGCCTGCCTGCAGCTGTCGCGCAGTATTCTGCTGCGTACGCCCTATCAGCACGATCCGCATTTCGAACGCGCCTTTACCCATCTGGATGCGGCGCTTGAGCGGATGCAGGCGAGTGGCGCCGCTGCCGATTTGCTGAAGACGCTGGGATTTTTGCTGGCTAACCTGCGGGCTATTGACGCGCAGCTGGCGACCATTGAATCCGAGCAGGCGCAGGCGATGCCGCGCAGCGAGTCTGAAAACCAGCTTGCAGACGACAGTCCTCACGGAATGAGCGATATCTGGCTGCGGCTGAGCCGTAATTTCACCCCGGAATCGGCCCTTTTCCGCCATGCGGTGCGGATGTCGCTGGTGCTGTGCGTCGGCTACGCCATTATTCAGATTACCGGCATGCACCACGGTTACTGGATCCTGCTGACCAGCCTGTTCGTCTGTCAGCCCAACTACAACGCCACGCGCCGCCGTCTGGCGCTGAGGATCGTTGGCACGCTTGTCGGGGTAGCCATTGGGTTGCCGATTCTGTGGTTCGTCCCTTCGCTGGAAGGTCAGCTTATTTTGCTGGTGATTACCGGCGTGCTCTTTTTTGCTTTCCGTAACGTGCAGTACGCCCACGCCACCATGTTTATCACCCTGCTGGTGCTGCTGTGCTTTAACCTGCTCGGCGAAGGTTTCGAGGTTGCTCTGCCGCGGGTGATTGATACGCTGATCGGCTGCGCTATCGCCTGGGCGGCGGTCAGTTTCATCTGGCCGGACTGGCGTTTTCGTAACCTGCCACGGGTGCTGAAACGCGCGACTGATGCTAACTGTCGTTACCTGGACGCCATCCTTGAGCAATACCACCAGGGACGCGATAACCGGCTGGCATACCGTATTGCGCGCCGTGACGCCCATAATCGCGATGCTGAACTGGCGTCGGTCGTCTCAAATATGTCCAGCGAACCGGACGTCACTGCGCAGACGCGAGAGGCAGCGTTCCGCTTACTCTGCCTCAACCATACGTTTACCAGCTATATTTCCGCGCTTGGGGCGCATCGTGAACAGCTCACAAACCCCGAGGTGCTGACATTACTGGATGACGCCGTCTGCTATGTCGATGACGCCTTGCATCATCTTCCCGCAGACGAAGCGCGGGTACAGCAGGCATTAGCTGAACTAAAGCTGCGCATACAGCACCTTGAACCACGCCTGGACAGCAAAGAGCCCCTGGTAATTCAGCAGGTCGGTTTGCTCATCGCGCTGCTTCCCGAGATTGGTCGCCTGCAGCGGCAGATCACTCAATCTTCAGCGGATACATCGGCTCCTGCGCCAGCGATTTAACCCACTCAGCAAGCTCCCGGCGGCGCGTCGCCGGGAGCGCCGCTTCATGAACGCCATAAATCGCCCCTTCGAGAATATAAAGAATTTTGTCGGTTATCGATTTATTGAGCTGCTTCAGACGCAGCCAGCACATTTTTGCCCCCAGGATGCGTAACGTGCTGACGTCATTAATCCCCACCTCATTAAGTAAACTCTCCAGATGAAAGGTCATATTGGGCAGATCCTTTAACCGACGCTGAGCGCCGCGCCTGAGTTTCTCTTGCAATGCCGCATCAAGGGAAAATTTCGATAAACGGATCAGCTGTTGCTGATCGCGCCAGAGACTTTCATCCACCTGATAGTAATTGAGCATAACGGGACGCCCGCGTTTCATAAAGGTCAGCCAGACAGGGGAGTGTTTCACACAATACTGTACGCTCTGCTCGCAGGCGCGCAGATAAAGCTCGCCGTCAGCAACCATTGCAAAGACGGTATCCTGGATAGTCAGACTGTAACTGCCGAACAGCGAACGGTACTGAATATTACCCAGCGAAGATAAGTATTCTTGCGATTTATAGATCCTGTCATAGGAGTGAACTTTCATAAAATTCCCTTTTAAATCATAAAGTAAATAAATGATTTGTCATAACGGATCCGCTAATGACGAAAATAGGCAACTTATTATCAGGGGGCAAGTTGTATTTCGTTTTTACCGTAACAACGAATAAAAATTGCGAGACGGTTTCCGAAAATAAAGTTGATCTTTTACGGCATCAGGGTTACTGTACATCCATACAGTAACTCACAGGGCTGGATTGATTATGTACACTTCAGGCTACGCAAATCGTTCTTCGTCATTCACCTCAACAGCGAACAAAATGGCGCGCGTCTCATCTGAGAAAGCCTCTGCCGGGCTGATTAGCGAAGTGGTCTATCGCGAGGACCAGCCCATGATGACGCAGTTACTGCTGTTACCCCTTCTCCAGCAGCTTGGCCAGCAATCGCGCTGGCAGCTGTGGCTGACGCCGCAACAAAAACTGAGCCGCGAATGGGTGCAGTCCGCCGGGCTGCCGCTCGCTAAAGTGATGCAAATTAATCAGCTTTCGCCCTGCCATACGCTGGAGTCGATGGTACGGGCGCTGCGCACCGGCAACTACAGCGTGGTGATCGGCTGGCTGGCTGAGGAGTTAACGGAAGAAGAACACGCCGAACTGGTAAAAGCCGCCGATGAGGGTAATGCGATGGGCTTTATCATGCGGCCGGTTAGCGCACATGCTCATGCCACGAGACAGCAAACCGGGTTAAAAATTCATTCAAATTTGTATCACTGAAGAAAATTAGGATTTATCCTGGAATTTTTTTTCGCTTCGCCTGTCGGCTTTGACGCTTAACGTTTTTTTTTGCGGGAACGCTTGTCGGAAGCGGTTTCCGCGAATTTTAGCTGCCCGTTACTCTGCGTCAATTGTTAAATAATTTGTATACAAGCACTTTTTTTTCATATGCCTGACAGGGTTCACACTTGTAACTTTTCAACTACGTTGTAGACTTTACATCGCCAGGGGTGCTCGGCATAAGCCGCAGATATCGGTAGAGTAACTATTGAGCATGGCCCCCGGTGAAGGATTTAACCGTGTTATCTCGTTGGAGATATTCATGGCGTATTTTGGATGATAACGAGGCGCAAAAAATGAAAAAGACAGCTATCGCGATTGCAGTGGCACTGGCTGGTTTCGCTACCGTAGCGCAGGCCGCTCCGAAAGATAACACCTGGTACACTGGTGCTAAACTGGGCTGGTCTCAGTACCACGACACCGGTTTCATCGACAACAATGGCCCGACCCACGAAAACCAACTGGGTGCCGGCGCCTTTGGTGGTTATCAGGTTAACCCGTACGTTGGCTTTGAAATGGGTTACGACTGGTTAGGTCGTATGCCGTACAAAGGCAGCGTAGAAAACGGCGCTTACAAAGCTCAGGGCGTTCAGCTGACCGCTAAACTGGGTTACCCAATCACTGACGATCTGGACATCTACACTCGTCTGGGTGGTATGGTATGGCGTGCGGACACCAAGTCTCACAATAACCTGACTGGTGCCTCCACTAAAGACCACGACACCGGCGTTTCTCCGGTATTCGCAGGTGGTATCGAGTGGGCTATGACCCGTGACATCGCTACCCGTCTGGAATACCAGTGGACCAACAACATCGGTGACGCTAACACCATCGGTACGCGTCCGGACAACGGCCTGCTGAGCGTAGGTGTTTCTTACCGTTTCGGTCAGCAGGAAGAAGCTGCGCCGATCGCTCCGGCTCCGGCACCGGCTCCGGAAGTACAGACCAAGCACTTCACTCTGAAGTCTGACGTTCTGTTCAACTTCAACAAAGCAACCCTGAAGCCAGAAGGCCAGCAGGCGCTGGATCAGATGTACAGCCAGCTGAGCAACCTGGATCCGAAAGACGGTTCCGTCGTGGTTCTGGGCTTCACTGACCGTATCGGTTCTGACACTTACAACCAGGGTCTGTCCGAAAAACGTGCTCAGTCCGTTGTTGATTACCTGATCTCTAAAGGTATCCCGGCTGACAAGATCTCCGCACGTGGTATGGGCGAATCCAACCCGGTTACCGGCAGCACCTGTGACAACGTGAAAGCTCGCGCTGCACTGATCGACTGCCTGGCCCCGGATCGTCGCGTAGAGATCGAAGTTAAAGGCGTTAAAGACGTTGTAACTCAGCCGCAGGCTTAAGTTTCCGTCTGATAAAAAACCCCGCGCTGCGGGGTTTTTTTATGGCTTCCGTCCGTCACTCATGGCGTAAGAACAAAAACGTTCACTCCTTTCCCAGCAAGGCCTGCAGGTCCTGCTTGAGTGAAGACATCTTAGTGGCATACTTCTCTTTATTCTCGGCGTCTTCGATAAGCTGCACGATGGTTTCCGACAGCGTTTTGCCACGCCGTTGCGCCAGGCCCGCCAGACGTTGCCAGACCAGAAACTCCAGATCGATTGATTTCTTGCGCGTATGCTGATGTTCAGCGTTAAAATGCCGTTTACGTCTGGCGCGTATCGTCTGCTTCAGCCGGTTAAACAGCGCCGGGTTCAGGTGCTCTTCAATCCAGACATTCACCCGCACAGGTTCATTTTCAAGAGTAAGTAACATCTCCACGGCCTCCTGGGCAGCGCTGGCCTCCACGTAGCGGGTGATTAATTCCCCCTCGCGGTGCTTCTTCACCAGATACTTCCACTTCCAACCGCTTTCAAGGTTTTCAAGTTGTTGATATTTCATGGCGATCTCAATGTTACCGTGTCACTCCTATCAGAATATCAGCTTTTTCGCCTTCTGAAGAAGAGAAACTTCAGACTGTGAGCACCCCGGCAACCCGTCGGTGCGTTTGCTTTCGCTTTCCACGTGTGAAGCGATGAGGGTTACGCTATAATCGCGTCTTTTACAACAGACTAAAAACATCAACTTTGACCATTACGAAACTTGCATGGCGCGATCTGGTTCCTGATACTGAAAGTTATCAGGATGTTTTTGCGCAGTCACACGTTACTGACGAAAACAATACATTACTCAGTGATACTCAACCACGCTTACAGTTTGCCCTTGAGCAATTATTGCATCCCAGAGCTTCGTCTCCCTTTATGCTGGCGAAAGCGCCAGAGGAGCTTGAGTATCTTACTCTGCTGGCAGAAGCCGCCCGGACGCTGCAACATGACGCAGGCCGTCTGACCGGCGGTCATTACGACATATCCGGACACTCGATTCGCTATCGTGACGCCGAACAGGTTGATGACAATTTTGCCACCTCGTCGCAGGTGGTGATTGCAGACTGGGTGGAGGCCGAACAACTGTTCGGCTGTCTGCGCCAGTTCAATGGCGATATCACGCTGCAGCCGGGGCTGGTTCATCAGGCCAACGGCGGTGTTCTGGTGATCTCGCTGCGCACCCTGCTCGCGCAGCCGCTGCTTTGGATGCGTCTGAAATCGATAGTCAGCCGTGGGCGTTTCGACTGGGTGGCCTTTGATGAATCCCGTCCGCTGCCGGTTTCTGTCCCTTCCATGCCGCTTAAGCTGCGGGTGCTGCTGGTCGGTGAACGCGAATCGCTGGCCGATTTTCAGGAGATGGAGCCGGAACTTGCCGAGCAGGCTATCTACAGTGAATTTGAAGACAACCTGCAAATTGTCGATGCGGAATCTATGGCGCAATGGTGCCGGTGGGTGAGCTGGACGGCAAAACGCAACCAGTTGCCCGTGCCGGCCACCGACGCCTGGGAACCGCTGGTGCGTGAAGCGGTACGCTATACTGGTGAGCAGGATACGCTGCCGCTTAACCCGCTGTGGATTATCCGGCAGTTTACCGAAGTGGCTCCGCTTTGCGAAAGCGAGACCTGTAGCGGCGAACAGCTTAGCCTGATGCTGGCGCAGCGCGAATGGCGCGAAGGATTCCTCGCCGAACGGATGCAGGATGAAATCCTGCAGGAGCAGATACTGATTGAAACCGAAGGCGAACGCGTCGGCCAGATCAACGCCCTGTCGGTGATCGAGTTTCCCGGCCATCCGCGCGCTTTTGGCGAACCTTCACGCATCAGCTGCGTGGTGCATATCGGTGACGGCGAATTTACCGACATTGAACGCAAAGCCGAGCTTGGCGGTAATATTCATGCTAAAGGCATGATGATTATGCAGGCGTTTTTAATGTCGGAGCTACAGCTCGAACAGCAACTCCCCTTCTCTGCTTCGCTCACCTTCGAGCAGTCGTACAGCGAAGTGGATGGCGACAGCGCCTCAATGGCCGAACTGTGCGCGCTGATCAGCGCGCTGGCTGGTGTGCCGGTTAATCAGCACATCGCCATTACCGGTTCTGTCGATCAGTTCGGCCGAGCTCAGCCGGTGGGCGGTCTGAACGAAAAAATCGAAGGCTTCTTCACGATTTGCCAGCAGCGAGAGTTAACCGGTAAGCAAGGGGTAATTATCCCGGCGGCCAATGTCCGGCATCTCAGCCTGCCACCGGCGCTGCTGAAAGCCGTTGAAGAAGATAAATTTACTGTCTGGGCGGTGGAAGACGTGACCGACGCGCTGCCGCTGCTGTTAAATCTGGTGTGGGACGGCGAAGGCCAGACAACGCTGATGCAAACAATCCAGGAGCGCATCGCCCAGGCGACGCAACAGGATGGGCATCACCGTTTTCCGTGGCCGCTGCGCTGGCTGAACGGGTTTGTTCCGAACTGATCGGACTTGTTCAGCGTACACGTGTTAGCTATCCTGCGTGCTTCACTAAAATAAGGCTTACAGAGAACATGGTAGATAAACCCGAATCCTATACAAAAGAAGACCTTCTTGCCTCTGGTCGCGGTGAACTGTTTGGTGCGAAAGGGCCGCAATTGCCTGCGCCAGATATGCTGATGATGGACCGTGTCACCAAATTATGCAAAACCGGCGGCAACTTCGACAAAGGTTACGTTGAAGCCGAGCTGGATATCAATCCGGATCTGTGGTTCTTCAAATGTCACTTTATCGGCGATCCGGTGATGCCGGGCTGCCTGGGGCTGGACGCAATGTGGCAGTTAGTAGGATTTTACCTCGGCTGGCTGGGCGGCGAAGGTAAAGGCCGCGCGCTGGGCGTGGGTCAGGTAAAATTCTCCGGCCAGATTCTGCCGACCGCGGAAAAAGTGACTTATCGTATTCACTTCAAGCGTGTCATGAACGGTCGTCTGATTATGGGCATCGCAGATGGCGAAGTCCTGGTTGATGGTCGCCAGATCTATACTGCGAACGACCTGCGCGTAGGCCTGTTCAAGGACACTTCCGCTTTCTGATATCCTGCCGGATAAACGGCCAGACGCCGTTTACCGTCGGTAAAAAAGGCGAAACCTCCGCAATGCGGAGGTTTCTTTTTCTAAAGAGACAGAATCAGGCCATTACCACCCTGTCAGCCATGGCTTCTCGCCAGCCTCCCAGCCAGTGCGACCTCTGATTCAACGTCTGATAGGGACACATTTCTTTTGAGCGTCCGGCAATGCCGGCCTGATAACCACGTTGATGTGCCCGTTCCAGGCGATCTCGTTTTTGTCTCTTCATGCCTCGTTTCCCTCATACTGATATGTGGTGGAAAAGAAAACAGTGATTACAAAGTGTGCAATCACACTAAACGAATACCGCGAAACATTGCCCGCGTCAATGCGCAAAATTCATGCCAGTGTCATATTTGTGAGCTACTGAATAACTCGGTTGTACAAAAAATGTGAAGCGGAACAACTTCCTGTTTCCCCCGGCAGGTATAAAAAAACCGCCGCAACCAACAGGTTCACGGCGGTCAGATTTACAAAAATTTAAGTTATGGCAGGCGCTTCAGCTCCTGCGCGATGGCGGCAGCCTCCTGACTCCAGGCAGCGGCCAGCACTTTCACCATCTCATCGTAACCGTCCCGGGTCTGCACCGCTTCAATATGGAAAGGACGCTTAATCAGCTGTCCCTGGTGGTTCAGCAACAATTCTCCGCTGACAATGACTTTACCGTCATAGCGGCCATGAAAACCGGTTACCGTCACGTTCAGCGTATCCTGTACGCTTCCCAGCGGCTGAGACGCCACCACCCATCCGGGCAGTTGCGTACTCAGACTGGCGACCAGCGTATTGCGTAACTGCTGATCCAGCGGGCTGGCCCACAGATTATTGCTGGCGATAACATACTGAACGTCGCTGGTCTGATAGACCAAGCCGTTCCCGGCCAGATAATCCGGCACCGAAACCTGCTCCACCCACAGCAAACGGCTGCTCTGATTCGCCGTGCTCTGCACGCCGCTCTGCGCCACCGGGAGCTGGTAATAGCTCTTGTTTTCACCACCGGAGCTACAGGACGCCAGCAGGCACGCCATTACCACCACTCGCCACTTTTTCATTGTTTCGCCCTCTTCGGCTCTGGATCTTTCTTATCCTTTGCTTCAAACACCAGCGCATTGCTCTTTTCATTCAGGGTTTTCAGCACCGGCTGGAGTTCACGAAGCACCTGATCGAGACGCTGCATATCGGCCACCATCTTGTTGTATGCCGCAGAGCCCGGCTGGAAGCCCTGCATACTGCGGTTCAGTTCGCGCAGGGTGTTCTGCATATCTGCTGGCAGCTGTTGCATCGACTGACTGGAGGTAAGCGCGTTCACATTGTCCAGCGTCGTTTGCAGACGCTTCATTGTGCGCTGGCTTTCCGACAGCGTGTTGGTCGCCTGTTGGATCATCGGGTTCAGCGGCAGGTTGTTGATCTTATCCAGCGCGTCCATCAGCCGCTGCTGGATCTGCGCCAGACCGCCGCTCACCGTCGGGATGATCTGATAACCATTAAATTCGCGAATACCGCTGATCGGCGGCTCTTTCGGATAGAAGTCGAGATCGACATACAGCGCGCCAGTCACCAGATTCCCCGTTTTCAGCGAACCGCGTAAGCCGCGTTTTAGCAGATCGGCCAGATGGGCGCCGACATCCGTCTCTTCGCCCAGTTGCGCTTTCAGGCGCTCGGGTTCAATACGCACCAGCACCGGAATACGATAGTCGTTGTTAAAGACCTGGCGCATGTTCGGCACAAAGAAAGGCACTTTGCTTACCGTCCCCAGACGAATGCCGCGGAACTCAAGCGGCGCGCCAGGCTGCAGCCCGCGGATCGAATCTTTGAAGAACATCAGATAGTCAATATGATCGGTATACAGCGAATCCTGAATGCTTTTCTGATCGTCATACAGGCTGAAGGAGGACTTCTCGGCAACCGGCTGACCCAGCTCAAGCCCTTCGGGCACGTCAAAGCTGACGCCGCCGCCAAACAGCGTGCTCAGCGAGCCCATTTCAACGCGCATCCCGGCGGAGGTCAGATCCACCGCGATCCCGCTGTCCTTCCAGAAACGCACGTTGCTGGTGACCAGGCGGTCGTTCGGCGCATTGATAAACAGCTGATAGCTGATGGTGCGTTTCTGCGCATCAAAGGTGCTGGTCTCCACCGACCCGACCCGATAGCCGCGGAACAGCACCGGATCGCCCGGACTGAGCTGTCCGGCCTTTTTGCTGTCAAGCACCACCCGGATCCCCCTGGCGTCAGGCGGCGCCAGCGGCGGTGAATCCAGCAGTTGATAGCTCTCAGGCTGGGTGCCTTTGTTTCCCG is drawn from Citrobacter rodentium NBRC 105723 = DSM 16636 and contains these coding sequences:
- a CDS encoding YccF domain-containing protein; protein product: MRTVLNILNFVLGGFATTLAWLLATLLSIVLIFTLPLTRSCWEITRLSLLPFGNEAIHVDELNPTGKSALMNTGGTLLNIFWLIFFGWWLCLMHIASGIAQCITIIGIPVGIANFKIAAIALWPVGRRVVPVETARAAREANARRRFE
- the yccS gene encoding YccS family putative transporter, with amino-acid sequence MLSPLLRRYTWNSTWLYYVRIFIALCGTTALPWWLGDVKLTIPLTLGMVAAALTDLDDRLAGRLRNLIITLICFFIASASVELLFPYPWLFAIGLTLSTSGFILLGGLGQRYATIAFGALLIAIYTMLGTSLYAHWYQQPILLLAGAIWYNGLTLIGHLLFPIRPLQDNLARSYEQLAHYLELKSRLFDPDIEDDSQAPLYDLALANGQLMATLNQTKVSLLSRLRGDRGQRGTRRTLHYYFVAQDIHERASSSHIQYQTLREHFRYSDVMFRFQRLMSMQGQACLQLSRSILLRTPYQHDPHFERAFTHLDAALERMQASGAAADLLKTLGFLLANLRAIDAQLATIESEQAQAMPRSESENQLADDSPHGMSDIWLRLSRNFTPESALFRHAVRMSLVLCVGYAIIQITGMHHGYWILLTSLFVCQPNYNATRRRLALRIVGTLVGVAIGLPILWFVPSLEGQLILLVITGVLFFAFRNVQYAHATMFITLLVLLCFNLLGEGFEVALPRVIDTLIGCAIAWAAVSFIWPDWRFRNLPRVLKRATDANCRYLDAILEQYHQGRDNRLAYRIARRDAHNRDAELASVVSNMSSEPDVTAQTREAAFRLLCLNHTFTSYISALGAHREQLTNPEVLTLLDDAVCYVDDALHHLPADEARVQQALAELKLRIQHLEPRLDSKEPLVIQQVGLLIALLPEIGRLQRQITQSSADTSAPAPAI
- a CDS encoding TfoX/Sxy family DNA transformation protein, translating into MKVHSYDRIYKSQEYLSSLGNIQYRSLFGSYSLTIQDTVFAMVADGELYLRACEQSVQYCVKHSPVWLTFMKRGRPVMLNYYQVDESLWRDQQQLIRLSKFSLDAALQEKLRRGAQRRLKDLPNMTFHLESLLNEVGINDVSTLRILGAKMCWLRLKQLNKSITDKILYILEGAIYGVHEAALPATRRRELAEWVKSLAQEPMYPLKIE
- the sulA gene encoding SOS-induced cell division inhibitor SulA, whose protein sequence is MYTSGYANRSSSFTSTANKMARVSSEKASAGLISEVVYREDQPMMTQLLLLPLLQQLGQQSRWQLWLTPQQKLSREWVQSAGLPLAKVMQINQLSPCHTLESMVRALRTGNYSVVIGWLAEELTEEEHAELVKAADEGNAMGFIMRPVSAHAHATRQQTGLKIHSNLYH
- the ompA gene encoding porin OmpA translates to MKKTAIAIAVALAGFATVAQAAPKDNTWYTGAKLGWSQYHDTGFIDNNGPTHENQLGAGAFGGYQVNPYVGFEMGYDWLGRMPYKGSVENGAYKAQGVQLTAKLGYPITDDLDIYTRLGGMVWRADTKSHNNLTGASTKDHDTGVSPVFAGGIEWAMTRDIATRLEYQWTNNIGDANTIGTRPDNGLLSVGVSYRFGQQEEAAPIAPAPAPAPEVQTKHFTLKSDVLFNFNKATLKPEGQQALDQMYSQLSNLDPKDGSVVVLGFTDRIGSDTYNQGLSEKRAQSVVDYLISKGIPADKISARGMGESNPVTGSTCDNVKARAALIDCLAPDRRVEIEVKGVKDVVTQPQA
- the matP gene encoding macrodomain Ter protein MatP; the protein is MKYQQLENLESGWKWKYLVKKHREGELITRYVEASAAQEAVEMLLTLENEPVRVNVWIEEHLNPALFNRLKQTIRARRKRHFNAEHQHTRKKSIDLEFLVWQRLAGLAQRRGKTLSETIVQLIEDAENKEKYATKMSSLKQDLQALLGKE
- a CDS encoding AAA family ATPase; the protein is MTITKLAWRDLVPDTESYQDVFAQSHVTDENNTLLSDTQPRLQFALEQLLHPRASSPFMLAKAPEELEYLTLLAEAARTLQHDAGRLTGGHYDISGHSIRYRDAEQVDDNFATSSQVVIADWVEAEQLFGCLRQFNGDITLQPGLVHQANGGVLVISLRTLLAQPLLWMRLKSIVSRGRFDWVAFDESRPLPVSVPSMPLKLRVLLVGERESLADFQEMEPELAEQAIYSEFEDNLQIVDAESMAQWCRWVSWTAKRNQLPVPATDAWEPLVREAVRYTGEQDTLPLNPLWIIRQFTEVAPLCESETCSGEQLSLMLAQREWREGFLAERMQDEILQEQILIETEGERVGQINALSVIEFPGHPRAFGEPSRISCVVHIGDGEFTDIERKAELGGNIHAKGMMIMQAFLMSELQLEQQLPFSASLTFEQSYSEVDGDSASMAELCALISALAGVPVNQHIAITGSVDQFGRAQPVGGLNEKIEGFFTICQQRELTGKQGVIIPAANVRHLSLPPALLKAVEEDKFTVWAVEDVTDALPLLLNLVWDGEGQTTLMQTIQERIAQATQQDGHHRFPWPLRWLNGFVPN
- the fabA gene encoding bifunctional 3-hydroxydecanoyl-ACP dehydratase/trans-2-decenoyl-ACP isomerase → MVDKPESYTKEDLLASGRGELFGAKGPQLPAPDMLMMDRVTKLCKTGGNFDKGYVEAELDINPDLWFFKCHFIGDPVMPGCLGLDAMWQLVGFYLGWLGGEGKGRALGVGQVKFSGQILPTAEKVTYRIHFKRVMNGRLIMGIADGEVLVDGRQIYTANDLRVGLFKDTSAF
- the rmf gene encoding ribosome modulation factor, coding for MKRQKRDRLERAHQRGYQAGIAGRSKEMCPYQTLNQRSHWLGGWREAMADRVVMA
- the pqiC gene encoding membrane integrity-associated transporter subunit PqiC, which produces MKKWRVVVMACLLASCSSGGENKSYYQLPVAQSGVQSTANQSSRLLWVEQVSVPDYLAGNGLVYQTSDVQYVIASNNLWASPLDQQLRNTLVASLSTQLPGWVVASQPLGSVQDTLNVTVTGFHGRYDGKVIVSGELLLNHQGQLIKRPFHIEAVQTRDGYDEMVKVLAAAWSQEAAAIAQELKRLP
- the pqiB gene encoding intermembrane transport protein PqiB; translation: MESKNGEAKVQRVKNWSPVWIFPIVTALIGAWVLFYHYSHQGPEVTLITTNAEGIEGGKTTIKSRSVDVGVVESATLADDLTHVEIKARLNAGMEKLLHQDSVFWVVKPQVGREGISGLGTLLSGAYIELQPGNKGTQPESYQLLDSPPLAPPDARGIRVVLDSKKAGQLSPGDPVLFRGYRVGSVETSTFDAQKRTISYQLFINAPNDRLVTSNVRFWKDSGIAVDLTSAGMRVEMGSLSTLFGGGVSFDVPEGLELGQPVAEKSSFSLYDDQKSIQDSLYTDHIDYLMFFKDSIRGLQPGAPLEFRGIRLGTVSKVPFFVPNMRQVFNNDYRIPVLVRIEPERLKAQLGEETDVGAHLADLLKRGLRGSLKTGNLVTGALYVDLDFYPKEPPISGIREFNGYQIIPTVSGGLAQIQQRLMDALDKINNLPLNPMIQQATNTLSESQRTMKRLQTTLDNVNALTSSQSMQQLPADMQNTLRELNRSMQGFQPGSAAYNKMVADMQRLDQVLRELQPVLKTLNEKSNALVFEAKDKKDPEPKRAKQ